The sequence below is a genomic window from Candidatus Gastranaerophilales bacterium.
CATAATAAAAAACATCATCTTCAAGATTTTCCTCAAAATCAGACTTGATTATTTCAAATTCCAAACCGGCTTCTTTCATCAACTCTCTTCTTCGGGGTGAAGCAGACGCCAAAATCAACTTTTTCATCGGGGCAGCAACCTTTGTACTTGCTCAAACACATTGTCGACCTTTATATCCAGACAGTTTCTTTCATCGCAAGAAACTTGCCTTTTCGCCCACAAGCACGGGCGGCATTCGCATTCGTCATTCACCGCCACTATAATATTATCTTTTTCAGGCAAAAGGATTTTGTCATCAGTGGGACCGAAAATTGCAACAACAGGGGTGTCTAAAGCCACCGCCATATGCAAAGGCGCGCTGTCCGCACACACCATTACAGCTGCATTTGATATCAGTGAAACCAAGTCTGAGATGTCTTTGGTCTTGCCGTAGCAGTTTTTAAAATCTTCTGTATCATTCGACATAAAGGAAGTTATTTTCTCAACGGTTTCTTTATCGTCAGGTCCGCCCGCCAACACTACCGTATGATTGTTATCGTACAAAATCTTATCAATCAATTCAGCCCAGCGTTTTTCATCCCAAAATTTCATGATGTTTTTGCGAACGCTCATCAGACTTACACCGGGATGTATAAGCACAACAGGCTTATCCGACTTAACCTTAAAATCAGAGGAAAGCGTATTTATTTCAGGCAAGGTACACCGCGCCGCCGGGTTAACTATTTTAACCAAATCATGGTACATATTTGCGGCATACTGATTCTTATTTATCTTTGCGGTTTTGGTAAGTAAAATATTACTCAAAAGTCCACTGTGAAAACCGTATCGCTCTTTAATCAAACTCAACGCCAAAAGCACACTTACTAAAATTGAAGAGCCGGAAGAAAATACTACATCAAACTTAGATTGCCAGACTTTCAGCAAAAACTTTATAATCTCGACGTATTTGTATTTTGACTTGATGTCAACACAAATGACTTCGTCAATATAAGAGGTTAAATCTTTACAGGCTTTGCTTCTTGGCTCTATCGCCAAAGTTATTTTACAATCAGGATAGGTTTCTTTTATGGACTTTAGCGTAGGAAAAAACAGGATTTCATCACCAAGCCCGCCGAAATTTATAACAAGAATGTTCTTAGACATCGGTGTACACCTTCTTTGTAAAGACGCTTA
It includes:
- a CDS encoding glycosyltransferase family 9 protein, which gives rise to MSKNILVINFGGLGDEILFFPTLKSIKETYPDCKITLAIEPRSKACKDLTSYIDEVICVDIKSKYKYVEIIKFLLKVWQSKFDVVFSSGSSILVSVLLALSLIKERYGFHSGLLSNILLTKTAKINKNQYAANMYHDLVKIVNPAARCTLPEINTLSSDFKVKSDKPVVLIHPGVSLMSVRKNIMKFWDEKRWAELIDKILYDNNHTVVLAGGPDDKETVEKITSFMSNDTEDFKNCYGKTKDISDLVSLISNAAVMVCADSAPLHMAVALDTPVVAIFGPTDDKILLPEKDNIIVAVNDECECRPCLWAKRQVSCDERNCLDIKVDNVFEQVQRLLPR